One Natator depressus isolate rNatDep1 chromosome 6, rNatDep2.hap1, whole genome shotgun sequence DNA window includes the following coding sequences:
- the LOC141989735 gene encoding late histone H2A.1-like, translating into MVYNIFAASKPSDRMSGRGKRKAKPWSSRSQSKRAGLQFPVSRVHRYLKKGHYAVRISPSAAVYLASVLQYLSAEVLEAAGYVTQAKGYHRIMPRHILLGIKCDDELHKLFNHVTIPQGGVPPRIEKPLLIKKPNKKSASRQRASPC; encoded by the exons ATGGTGTACAACATTTTTGCAGCTTCCAAG CCTAGTGACAGAATGTCTGGACGTGGCAAGAGGAAGGCAAAGCCCTGGTCTTCAAGATCCCAGTCAAAGAGGGCTGGTTTGCAATTCCCTGTGAGCCGTGTCCACCGGTACCTGAAGAAGGGGCACTATGCCGTGAGAATAAGCCCCAGTGCTGCAGTCTACCTGGCCTCTGTGCTACAGTACCTGAGTGCCGAAGTGCTGGAAGCAGCAGGGTACGTGACCCAGGCAAAGGGCTACCACCGCATCATGCCAAGGCACATCCTGCTGGGCATTAAGTGTGACGACGAACTGCATAAACTCTTCAACCATGTGACTATTCCACAAGGAGGTGTCCCGCCCAGAATTGAGAAGCCGCTTCTGATCAAGAAACCCAACAAAAAGTCTGCGAGTAGACAGAGAGCTTCCCCCTGCTAG